A window of the Leucothrix mucor DSM 2157 genome harbors these coding sequences:
- a CDS encoding AAA family ATPase — protein sequence MKRHFNTTGPVIPEQHYCIDPMTRLDWEDVQHLIGTGKFFVLHAPRQTGKTSTLLSMMDVLNQSDEYQCLYINVESAQSARGDVAAGMRTIVNSLVEGAAIRLKETRLRDWRKVIWDNSGAHGAFNALLSRWAQESDKPIVLMIDEVDALVGDTLISLLRQLREGYIGRPGVPFPHSVILCGVRDVRDYRIQTGHHEIITGGSAFNVKAESLRMGSLNRSEVEALYAQHTAETGQLFEPVIFNELWEDTLGQPWLVNALGHELTWKDKSARDRSTPITLERYRAARERLIYSRSTHLSQLSDKLKEPRVHGVISALLSGEASPDTLAMDDVEYVVDLGLIVSRPQLRIANRIYQEVIPRELW from the coding sequence ATGAAACGACACTTCAACACCACCGGCCCTGTTATCCCCGAACAGCATTACTGCATTGATCCGATGACACGATTGGACTGGGAAGACGTTCAGCATCTAATTGGTACGGGAAAGTTCTTTGTGCTACATGCGCCACGCCAGACGGGTAAGACAAGCACCCTGCTGTCGATGATGGATGTACTGAATCAGTCAGATGAATACCAATGCCTGTACATCAATGTGGAGTCTGCTCAGTCCGCTCGGGGAGATGTGGCCGCTGGAATGCGAACCATCGTTAACAGTCTGGTAGAAGGAGCAGCCATTCGCTTGAAGGAAACGCGTCTGCGCGATTGGCGTAAAGTCATTTGGGATAACAGTGGTGCCCACGGTGCATTCAATGCCCTACTCAGCCGTTGGGCGCAGGAGTCCGACAAACCGATCGTATTGATGATCGACGAAGTGGATGCATTGGTGGGAGATACGCTAATTTCGCTGCTGCGCCAGTTGCGCGAGGGTTATATTGGCCGACCCGGTGTGCCTTTCCCTCATAGCGTCATTCTTTGTGGAGTGCGCGATGTGCGTGATTATCGTATTCAAACAGGTCACCATGAAATCATTACCGGAGGAAGTGCCTTTAATGTGAAGGCTGAGTCCTTACGTATGGGTAGCCTTAACCGCAGTGAAGTCGAGGCCCTTTATGCCCAACATACCGCTGAAACCGGACAGCTGTTCGAGCCTGTCATTTTCAATGAGCTATGGGAAGACACGCTAGGGCAACCATGGCTGGTCAATGCGCTTGGGCATGAACTGACCTGGAAAGACAAATCTGCTCGCGATCGTAGTACCCCGATTACTCTGGAGCGTTACCGTGCTGCGCGCGAACGACTGATTTATTCCCGCTCGACCCATTTGTCACAACTCTCTGACAAGCTAAAAGAGCCTCGCGTACATGGTGTCATCAGTGCTCTGCTGTCTGGTGAGGCATCGCCTGATACGCTGGCGATGGATGATGTCGAATATGTTGTCGACCTTGGCCTGATCGTAAGTCGCCCACAGTTGCGTATTGCTAACCGCATTTATCAGGAGGTGATTCCCCGCGAGCTTTGGTAG
- a CDS encoding Uma2 family endonuclease — protein MPANQSSQDTHISEQDYLAAEQLAEVRHEYDNGKVYAMAGASKRHNKIARNLITSMAAADHSGCETYFSDIKVRAEKYKTYYYPDVVVSCEQDDSSEYYLEKPCLIVEVTSASTLRKDYLEKALSYQSIDSLQAYLIVAQDKPQVDMLFRAEDRSWQLQQFSQLEDELVLPCPDMTLTLAAVYSGVEFDVSNEE, from the coding sequence ATGCCTGCCAATCAATCATCACAAGATACGCATATCAGCGAACAAGACTATCTTGCGGCAGAGCAACTCGCAGAGGTTCGTCATGAGTATGACAATGGCAAAGTGTACGCAATGGCCGGAGCTAGCAAGCGCCATAACAAAATCGCTCGTAATCTCATTACCAGCATGGCCGCCGCCGATCACTCAGGCTGCGAAACCTACTTTTCTGATATTAAAGTACGCGCTGAGAAATATAAAACCTACTACTATCCTGATGTTGTCGTTTCATGTGAGCAGGATGACAGCAGTGAATACTATTTAGAGAAGCCATGCCTGATTGTTGAGGTGACTTCGGCTTCTACTTTGCGTAAGGATTATCTGGAAAAGGCGCTTAGCTACCAGTCAATTGACTCGCTGCAAGCGTATTTGATTGTGGCGCAGGATAAGCCACAGGTCGATATGCTGTTTCGGGCGGAGGATCGCTCTTGGCAGCTACAGCAGTTTAGCCAGCTTGAGGATGAGTTGGTGCTGCCTTGCCCTGATATGACGTTGACGCTGGCAGCTGTTTACTCTGGAGTTGAGTTTGATGTGTCCAACGAGGAGTAA
- a CDS encoding toxin-antitoxin system TumE family protein, whose translation MSAKQLYKDRFEYDDGLILEIVVWDLPARVVGSEHFYKYSLFYGNAEHGRLVGYDNERPKGDHRHYGDQEEPYTLISIEQLIMDFMADVKKIRSQK comes from the coding sequence ATGAGTGCAAAACAACTTTATAAAGATCGTTTCGAATACGATGATGGTTTAATTTTGGAGATTGTCGTATGGGATCTTCCGGCTCGGGTAGTCGGAAGTGAACATTTTTACAAGTACAGTTTATTCTATGGGAATGCTGAGCACGGTCGCCTTGTTGGGTACGATAATGAACGTCCAAAAGGTGATCATCGCCATTATGGAGATCAAGAGGAGCCTTATACGCTAATCAGTATTGAGCAGCTTATTATGGACTTTATGGCCGACGTGAAGAAGATTAGGAGTCAAAAATGA
- a CDS encoding Eco57I restriction-modification methylase domain-containing protein, translated as MSCWAQDYKTYCESDADDQLKIKLKHWSEKDFQQETQSEASFLQTFFVDLWGYVSSGSADKTDGYTLFSQFPVERAGQNGGTGKADAAMGWFGETELPSTPQILCEFKDIRSGLDTKQNRKGNDRSPVKQCADYLNFARQQFTPFGNEKIRPVWGVVSDMNEFRLYWKARMPQQYERFVIKRTSSNRLDSQTFLLDTSEKAREKRFLFTRLFHADWLLNRNGTPKLLGLFSAQGEKEKDLEKAFYFEYRAYREDLFKILLASNPVYKQHPRKLVRHTQKLLDRFLFVLFCEDMGAHLQYPVNLLRDLMSEYSQDERYSADEADLWEEKVQRLFKSMRNGTPFHQHQINRFNGGLFAADDELDELHVPNKVFFAPFQGASNESLFKYKKTLLYFAANYNFGIEEGGERAIGLYTLGRIFEQSITDLEIMEAEAAKEVSLMKLSKRKTNGVYYTPEWATTYIVEETLGLRLRELKTELGLVEFEQWTDEQVDADHYKNGKLKKNSETGRYFDLLDTYHENLGNLKVLDPACGSGAFLIQALKRLLQEHEWISSEKSRINYELKQVVVFDIAKAYREILAKNLYGVDVNAESVEITKLALWLHTVMPGQPLSSLDDNILCGNSLVDEQIEEVLGKLSDEQLDRINLFNYQKSFADVFEAGGFDVIIGNPPYIKLQNMRSVQSEATEFWVKATKSDGTPRYKSTQTGNYDIYLPFTEQCIELLNPRGRMGFIQPNVWAVNDYGRGLRELLHESRRMDRWIDFKSFQVFDEAITYTALQFFSGQPTDGIKLHFAPNGGDDLASLDWDQVETLSYDKLPVSDSWQFMQESERLLLEKLKTSSKRLDDPSLTTAIFQGLITSADSIYQLTKLGDNRYLSHSNKSNPVEVEIEDSLMKPLVSGGEAKRYISPETDTYLLFPYDLSAQPPILYAENTLKELFPKGWSYLKHHETELRKREGGKFDTPNWYQFGRNQNIDKQEFDKLIVAQTVPDLRVCFDSEANYYLNNVRVNGIFPKDGKIAGWFLLGIMNAPVANFVFKRIAKVKDGGYYEANKQFIAPLPIPDMSGQGAEQVSQHAETLQSLRTSYRDELQKLRKRISASQLSDDTKSPQWIWADLTNDWKSFKASEEAKATLLKGSALTKWAKAQYESNVVNKLENLAVRMHPKLKLTVLNDDGELSVLADGVPAFDSIYVDESEAEFIVAQWNYVIRTTNITPSLTAKKLLDQFLKLQKTDNESLKKQIIAIAKKLDQLEADIEKEEAEMNSLVYSLYGLSDAEIRQIEQG; from the coding sequence ATGTCCTGCTGGGCACAAGACTACAAGACATATTGCGAAAGTGACGCAGATGATCAGTTAAAAATCAAACTGAAGCATTGGTCGGAGAAAGATTTTCAGCAAGAAACACAATCAGAGGCAAGTTTCTTGCAGACATTTTTTGTTGATCTCTGGGGCTATGTATCATCTGGAAGTGCAGATAAAACAGATGGGTATACTCTTTTTTCACAATTTCCAGTTGAAAGAGCAGGGCAAAATGGGGGCACAGGTAAAGCTGATGCAGCAATGGGATGGTTTGGCGAAACAGAGTTACCTAGTACACCACAAATACTCTGTGAATTTAAGGATATCCGATCAGGTTTAGATACTAAACAAAACCGCAAAGGTAATGATCGTTCCCCTGTAAAGCAATGTGCTGACTATCTTAACTTCGCACGCCAACAGTTCACGCCTTTTGGCAATGAAAAGATCAGACCTGTTTGGGGCGTGGTCTCAGATATGAATGAGTTCCGTCTTTACTGGAAGGCAAGAATGCCTCAACAGTATGAACGGTTTGTTATAAAACGCACCAGCAGCAACAGACTCGATTCACAAACATTCCTGCTAGATACCTCCGAGAAGGCACGTGAAAAGCGCTTCCTCTTCACGCGACTCTTTCATGCTGACTGGCTATTAAACCGCAATGGAACGCCTAAGCTTCTTGGCCTATTTTCGGCACAGGGAGAGAAAGAAAAGGACCTTGAAAAAGCTTTTTACTTTGAATATCGAGCATACAGAGAAGATCTATTCAAGATCCTACTTGCATCTAACCCTGTCTATAAACAGCACCCACGAAAGCTAGTACGTCACACACAGAAACTCCTCGACCGTTTTCTATTTGTTCTGTTCTGTGAGGACATGGGCGCACACTTGCAATATCCGGTTAATCTGCTTCGCGACTTAATGAGCGAATACAGTCAGGATGAACGCTACAGTGCTGATGAAGCAGACTTATGGGAAGAAAAAGTCCAGCGTCTATTTAAGTCAATGCGAAATGGAACACCTTTTCATCAGCATCAGATCAACCGTTTTAATGGCGGCTTATTCGCAGCGGATGATGAGCTTGATGAATTACACGTACCTAACAAAGTGTTCTTTGCTCCATTTCAGGGAGCAAGCAATGAATCACTTTTCAAATACAAGAAAACGCTGCTGTATTTTGCTGCCAACTACAATTTTGGTATTGAAGAAGGTGGCGAGCGTGCCATTGGCCTATATACCTTGGGTCGTATTTTCGAGCAGTCAATTACTGACTTAGAAATTATGGAAGCTGAAGCGGCAAAAGAAGTGTCGCTGATGAAGCTCAGCAAGCGGAAAACTAATGGTGTTTACTATACACCTGAGTGGGCCACAACCTACATCGTTGAGGAGACTTTGGGCCTTAGACTTCGCGAGCTAAAAACGGAGCTGGGTTTAGTTGAATTTGAGCAATGGACTGACGAACAGGTCGACGCTGATCACTATAAAAACGGTAAGCTAAAAAAGAATAGTGAAACTGGCCGTTACTTTGATTTATTAGATACTTACCACGAAAACCTCGGTAATTTAAAAGTTTTAGATCCTGCCTGTGGAAGTGGAGCATTTCTCATTCAAGCTTTGAAAAGACTGCTGCAAGAGCATGAATGGATTTCTTCCGAGAAGTCTCGAATTAATTACGAACTCAAGCAGGTAGTGGTCTTTGATATAGCTAAGGCTTATCGTGAGATTTTGGCTAAAAACCTTTACGGAGTAGACGTAAACGCAGAATCAGTCGAAATCACCAAGCTTGCTCTATGGTTGCACACGGTCATGCCCGGACAACCCTTATCTTCTTTGGATGATAATATTTTATGCGGTAACAGCTTGGTTGACGAACAGATTGAAGAAGTACTAGGTAAGCTTAGTGATGAACAGCTAGACCGTATCAATCTATTTAACTACCAAAAATCTTTTGCGGATGTGTTTGAAGCAGGTGGCTTTGATGTAATTATTGGAAACCCTCCTTATATCAAACTTCAAAATATGCGTAGCGTTCAAAGTGAAGCAACTGAATTCTGGGTAAAGGCGACTAAGAGTGATGGAACTCCGCGCTATAAAAGCACACAGACCGGCAACTACGATATTTACCTACCTTTCACTGAGCAATGTATTGAACTCTTAAACCCAAGAGGACGCATGGGTTTCATCCAACCAAATGTCTGGGCCGTTAATGACTATGGCCGTGGACTCCGTGAATTGCTGCATGAAAGCCGCCGAATGGATCGCTGGATTGACTTTAAGAGCTTCCAAGTCTTTGATGAAGCGATTACCTATACCGCTTTACAGTTCTTTTCTGGACAACCTACTGATGGCATTAAGTTACATTTTGCACCTAATGGTGGTGATGACCTTGCTAGTTTGGATTGGGATCAAGTAGAAACTCTATCGTATGACAAACTGCCTGTGTCAGACTCTTGGCAGTTTATGCAAGAATCTGAGCGCCTACTCTTGGAGAAACTTAAAACCAGCAGCAAACGTTTAGATGACCCATCCCTCACAACAGCTATATTCCAAGGCCTAATAACCAGTGCAGATAGTATCTACCAGCTGACTAAATTAGGTGATAATCGATACCTATCACACTCAAACAAATCAAATCCTGTCGAAGTTGAAATTGAGGACTCTTTGATGAAGCCACTTGTGTCTGGGGGTGAGGCGAAGCGGTATATTTCTCCAGAAACTGACACCTACTTATTGTTTCCTTATGATTTAAGCGCTCAACCTCCCATTTTATATGCAGAAAACACACTCAAAGAGCTATTTCCGAAAGGATGGAGCTACTTGAAACATCATGAAACAGAATTAAGAAAACGTGAGGGTGGTAAATTTGATACTCCAAACTGGTACCAGTTTGGTCGAAACCAGAATATTGATAAACAAGAGTTTGATAAATTAATTGTTGCCCAAACTGTTCCTGATCTTAGAGTTTGCTTTGACTCCGAAGCTAATTATTATCTTAACAACGTGCGTGTTAATGGAATATTTCCAAAGGACGGAAAGATTGCAGGTTGGTTCTTACTTGGAATCATGAACGCCCCAGTTGCTAACTTTGTATTCAAGCGTATTGCTAAAGTAAAAGATGGTGGCTATTACGAAGCTAACAAGCAATTTATCGCCCCTTTACCGATTCCTGATATGAGTGGACAGGGAGCTGAACAGGTGTCACAGCATGCCGAGACTTTGCAGTCACTCCGAACTAGCTATCGTGATGAGTTACAAAAGCTCAGAAAGCGCATAAGTGCCAGTCAACTAAGTGATGACACCAAAAGCCCTCAATGGATATGGGCAGATCTAACCAATGACTGGAAGTCATTTAAGGCATCTGAGGAAGCAAAAGCAACTCTCTTGAAGGGCTCTGCATTGACAAAGTGGGCCAAAGCACAATACGAATCAAACGTAGTCAATAAGCTTGAAAACTTAGCAGTGAGAATGCACCCGAAGCTAAAACTCACAGTTCTCAACGACGATGGCGAATTAAGCGTATTAGCAGATGGCGTACCAGCCTTTGATAGTATCTATGTTGATGAGAGCGAGGCCGAATTTATTGTTGCTCAATGGAATTATGTCATTCGTACTACCAACATTACTCCAAGCCTGACAGCTAAGAAACTTCTGGATCAATTCCTGAAACTGCAAAAGACTGACAATGAGAGCCTAAAAAAGCAAATTATCGCCATTGCCAAAAAGCTTGATCAACTTGAAGCAGATATAGAAAAGGAAGAGGCTGAAATGAACTCATTGGTCTATAGCCTTTATGGCTTATCAGATGCTGAGATTAGGCAGATTGAACAAGGGTAA
- a CDS encoding tetratricopeptide repeat protein — protein MSKAPFELVLRYDTIDTTEYPQTSQVVGSDAFKQHLQSELEKQYRSLGGHLSVELGDDSAAIRWHSGESTQQQKVQAMALLQAGDIKQAVPVLQAILASSPDDADALYNLGMIYSDQGKLEEAINLLSKVTDIDPKHNHAFVALGVAQLRAGNPEPAEAALKQALSIESDDPYALRTLAALHMHKQDYISAISVLRHSLSLLPQDAISLLNLATCLFKTHQDKNISEASEIANALIVTNTGNEIAEKAQDLQRKIAYHNFRKDSGKHENSDAVFYCIDALKRLKDASPKETAAVALEVAQLGQNGLNINDPEITYTIKSFPGKFTGLALVCLLHVAVQKVSPGSDSGFDVQQEYEIAKGLLDQ, from the coding sequence ATGTCTAAAGCTCCTTTTGAACTCGTACTGCGCTACGACACGATCGACACCACTGAGTACCCGCAGACTTCACAAGTAGTCGGCTCGGATGCATTTAAACAACACCTGCAATCGGAGTTGGAGAAGCAATACCGTTCGCTAGGTGGTCATTTATCGGTTGAGCTTGGCGATGATAGCGCTGCAATTCGTTGGCACTCCGGCGAGTCAACTCAGCAGCAAAAAGTACAGGCAATGGCGTTGCTCCAAGCGGGAGATATCAAGCAGGCAGTGCCTGTGTTGCAAGCGATATTAGCCAGTAGCCCTGATGATGCCGATGCACTCTATAACTTGGGGATGATCTACAGCGATCAAGGCAAGCTTGAAGAAGCGATCAACTTACTCAGCAAAGTGACCGACATTGATCCAAAGCACAATCACGCCTTTGTGGCGCTGGGTGTGGCTCAGCTAAGAGCAGGTAACCCTGAGCCTGCTGAAGCCGCGTTGAAACAAGCACTCAGCATTGAGTCGGATGATCCTTATGCGCTAAGAACGCTGGCCGCCCTTCACATGCATAAGCAAGACTACATTTCTGCGATCAGTGTATTGCGCCATAGCTTAAGCCTATTGCCGCAAGACGCGATCAGCCTGCTCAACCTTGCAACCTGCTTATTCAAAACCCATCAGGATAAAAATATCAGTGAAGCAAGCGAAATTGCCAATGCACTGATTGTGACCAATACCGGCAATGAGATTGCTGAAAAAGCCCAAGACTTGCAGCGCAAAATTGCATATCACAACTTCCGCAAAGACTCCGGCAAACACGAAAACTCCGATGCCGTGTTCTACTGCATTGATGCGCTGAAAAGGCTGAAAGATGCCAGCCCCAAAGAGACTGCCGCCGTGGCGCTGGAAGTCGCTCAGCTTGGTCAAAATGGCCTGAATATCAATGACCCTGAAATTACGTACACCATTAAAAGCTTCCCCGGAAAGTTCACCGGTTTGGCGCTAGTGTGCTTGTTGCATGTGGCCGTGCAGAAGGTCTCTCCGGGGAGTGACTCGGGCTTTGATGTGCAGCAGGAATATGAAATTGCTAAAGGTTTGTTAGATCAATGA
- a CDS encoding DUF1778 domain-containing protein, whose translation MAATARLDMRIDPQLREEVERAAALTGARSLSDFITQALREKTRQVLETHEKLVLSNEAFDDFFEACMKDSKPSDELREAARVTDELGIH comes from the coding sequence ATGGCAGCAACTGCTCGATTAGATATGCGGATAGACCCTCAGCTACGCGAAGAAGTGGAACGTGCAGCGGCATTGACTGGTGCTCGCAGTTTAAGTGACTTCATTACTCAGGCTCTCCGTGAAAAAACGCGTCAGGTCTTAGAAACCCACGAAAAATTAGTGCTCAGTAATGAAGCATTTGATGATTTCTTTGAAGCCTGTATGAAAGATAGCAAACCTAGCGATGAGTTACGTGAAGCCGCTCGAGTCACCGATGAGCTAGGCATCCACTAG
- a CDS encoding GNAT family N-acetyltransferase, translated as MQPLKRFVALDKASHDRSTFDCGKDSLNAFIQRNATQGMKSKLNFTWVLPAAGTPKGQKKPICAYFTLSVCHIERYNLPDDTAKRYPNYPLPVFMLAQLAVDKNCQAQKLGTATLINALRRCAKLSQGGKVAGIGVILDVLDEDALAFYERFSGFQPLKSERDSAIRLFIPMKQLMDL; from the coding sequence GTGCAGCCTCTTAAGCGATTCGTCGCACTGGATAAAGCAAGCCACGACCGAAGTACGTTTGACTGCGGTAAGGACTCGTTAAATGCTTTTATCCAACGCAATGCAACACAAGGTATGAAGTCAAAGCTCAACTTCACCTGGGTGCTCCCTGCAGCGGGAACACCTAAAGGCCAGAAAAAACCGATTTGTGCTTACTTTACGTTAAGCGTATGCCATATAGAGCGTTACAACTTGCCGGACGATACCGCAAAACGGTATCCAAACTATCCCTTACCGGTATTTATGCTGGCTCAGTTGGCCGTAGACAAAAACTGCCAAGCGCAGAAGTTAGGAACGGCAACGCTTATCAATGCATTACGGCGTTGTGCCAAATTATCGCAAGGCGGGAAGGTTGCAGGAATAGGGGTAATTCTTGATGTACTTGATGAAGATGCGCTTGCATTTTACGAGCGTTTCAGTGGCTTTCAGCCGCTTAAAAGTGAGAGGGATTCGGCCATTCGGTTATTCATACCAATGAAGCAGCTGATGGATCTCTAG
- a CDS encoding S24 family peptidase, giving the protein MQETKILIQDAFKPDIASELESGSSCSDSEPFALQALDDSMEPEFASGCIIIIDPTGHAKDGAYVFAKDNEGEYIFRQLRIVDGRYYLAPLNDLYDTIEISGIGQVEGVITQRAGKRRSYHKSYY; this is encoded by the coding sequence ATGCAAGAAACCAAAATACTGATTCAGGATGCCTTTAAGCCTGATATCGCCAGCGAACTGGAGTCCGGCAGCAGCTGCTCAGACTCCGAGCCATTTGCCCTGCAAGCGCTGGATGACAGCATGGAGCCGGAGTTTGCATCCGGCTGCATTATCATTATCGACCCCACCGGCCACGCTAAAGATGGCGCGTATGTGTTTGCTAAGGATAATGAGGGTGAATATATCTTCCGGCAGCTGCGGATAGTGGATGGGCGTTATTATCTTGCGCCGCTCAATGACCTGTATGACACGATTGAGATTAGCGGCATTGGGCAAGTTGAAGGCGTGATAACTCAGCGCGCTGGCAAGCGGCGGAGTTATCATAAGAGTTATTATTGA
- the cysG gene encoding siroheme synthase CysG — MKHLPIFVSIRNKPCVVIGGGPVASRKVASLIESGAIITVVSTEISSELRQHVENGLLTHLPRKFESSDLDGAFLVFAATDNRQVNADIAKLADARQQLVNIADAPDDCSFVLPSVLDRSPVVIAVSTGGASPVLARQLRMQLESMIPAATGRLARITEEYREKVKQFFPKQPQRKQFWENALKGSVSELVYAGQEESARSRLDEMLEQGLDTSPMGEVYLVGAGPGDPDLLTFKAVRLMQLADVMVYDRLVSQPILDMANPEAERLYVGKQKDDHAVPQDKINDLLVNLAKQGKRVLRLKGGDPFIFGRGGEEIETLSENGVPFQVVPAVTAASGCAAYAGIPLTHRDYAQSVTFATGHLKDGSINLNWEQLTQKNHTLVFYMGLSGISEISRQLQAHGMSPDMPAALIEKGTTRHQRVHVATLATLPEKVIESGVRAPTLTIIGEVVKLHDKLHWYEPERHVKDTDFSLHQSKG; from the coding sequence ATGAAGCATTTGCCCATCTTCGTCAGTATTCGAAACAAACCCTGCGTGGTAATCGGTGGAGGCCCAGTCGCCAGCCGCAAAGTTGCCAGCTTAATCGAGTCCGGTGCCATTATTACCGTCGTGTCGACTGAGATTAGCAGCGAACTGCGCCAGCATGTTGAGAATGGCCTGCTGACTCACCTACCACGCAAATTTGAAAGCAGCGATTTAGACGGAGCTTTTTTAGTCTTCGCAGCCACGGACAACCGCCAAGTAAATGCCGATATCGCCAAACTGGCCGACGCTCGCCAGCAACTGGTGAATATCGCCGATGCACCGGATGATTGCAGTTTTGTACTGCCCTCCGTGCTTGACCGCTCGCCGGTTGTGATTGCCGTCTCCACCGGTGGCGCATCGCCAGTACTCGCCCGTCAGCTACGCATGCAGCTGGAAAGCATGATCCCTGCCGCCACCGGACGCTTGGCGCGCATTACCGAAGAATACCGCGAGAAGGTCAAACAATTCTTCCCCAAGCAACCGCAGCGCAAACAGTTTTGGGAAAACGCCCTCAAAGGCTCCGTTTCTGAACTGGTGTATGCCGGACAGGAAGAAAGCGCCCGCTCGCGCTTAGATGAAATGCTGGAACAAGGCTTAGACACCAGCCCAATGGGCGAAGTGTATCTGGTTGGCGCTGGCCCTGGCGACCCGGACCTGTTGACCTTCAAAGCCGTGCGCCTCATGCAGCTGGCGGATGTAATGGTGTATGACCGATTGGTCTCGCAACCGATTTTAGATATGGCCAATCCGGAAGCTGAGCGCCTGTATGTCGGCAAGCAAAAGGATGACCACGCCGTTCCGCAAGACAAGATTAATGACCTGCTGGTGAACTTGGCCAAGCAAGGCAAACGCGTATTGCGCTTAAAAGGTGGCGACCCGTTTATCTTCGGGCGCGGCGGCGAAGAAATTGAAACGCTATCTGAAAATGGCGTGCCGTTTCAGGTCGTGCCAGCCGTAACGGCAGCCTCTGGCTGTGCAGCCTACGCCGGCATCCCCCTTACTCATCGCGACTATGCGCAATCGGTGACCTTTGCCACGGGCCACTTAAAAGACGGCAGCATTAATCTGAACTGGGAACAACTCACCCAGAAAAACCACACGCTGGTGTTCTACATGGGCTTGAGTGGCATTTCAGAAATCAGCCGCCAACTGCAAGCGCATGGCATGTCGCCGGATATGCCCGCCGCACTGATTGAAAAAGGCACCACCCGCCATCAACGCGTGCATGTCGCCACACTGGCCACCCTGCCAGAAAAAGTGATTGAAAGCGGCGTACGTGCGCCGACGCTGACCATTATCGGTGAAGTCGTGAAGCTACATGACAAACTGCACTGGTACGAGCCAGAGCGCCATGTAAAAGACACCGATTTCAGCCTGCATCAATCCAAAGGATAA
- the serC gene encoding 3-phosphoserine/phosphohydroxythreonine transaminase, with protein MTTPHAMTTPTHPALLGSLSSTAAPEQIINFSPGPTSLPKEVEAKIADIFNTTGLTSLAISHRAPEFLAILEHAIASTRKVMEIPDDYEILFTHGGGHGQFAALPLNLCHNASDIATYVVNGTWSIRGRDEASRYCTVQTIDGSAPETGDYTHFPELTEADIDPNSKYLYVCSNETVNGIELHRLPKLLESRKHIPLVVDASSDFSTKPIDWHGSNVGVLFACASKNIGHPGLTMTIIRKDLLGEGKASPLCPGVFNYTTNSEAGNLWNTPATFNIEVVGIVMDWLDSHGGIAENERRSIAKAKQLYEVIDNSNGFYGTPVANKAIRSRMNVPFNVKGGDEELTNQFLIESWEQGMIGLRTLTPFGVGDYLRASLYNGVTKENAATLAEFMCRFARENA; from the coding sequence ATGACGACTCCACATGCAATGACGACCCCAACCCATCCGGCGCTGCTTGGCTCACTAAGCTCAACGGCCGCCCCTGAGCAAATCATAAACTTCAGCCCTGGCCCAACGTCCTTACCAAAAGAAGTAGAAGCCAAGATCGCCGATATTTTCAATACAACTGGCCTTACCTCCTTGGCGATATCCCACCGTGCCCCTGAGTTTCTGGCGATACTGGAGCATGCCATTGCCAGTACCCGCAAGGTCATGGAAATCCCCGATGACTATGAGATTCTATTCACGCACGGTGGCGGCCACGGACAGTTTGCCGCATTGCCGTTAAACCTCTGCCACAACGCTTCAGATATCGCGACCTATGTGGTCAATGGCACGTGGTCTATCCGCGGGCGCGATGAAGCGTCGCGCTACTGCACCGTGCAAACCATCGATGGCAGCGCCCCTGAAACCGGTGATTACACGCACTTCCCTGAGCTAACCGAAGCGGATATCGACCCCAACAGCAAATACCTCTATGTCTGCTCCAATGAAACCGTCAACGGCATTGAGTTGCACCGCCTGCCCAAGCTACTCGAGTCGCGCAAGCATATCCCGCTGGTGGTGGATGCCAGCTCAGACTTCTCAACCAAGCCCATCGACTGGCACGGCAGTAATGTCGGCGTATTGTTTGCCTGCGCCTCCAAGAACATCGGCCATCCCGGTTTAACCATGACGATCATCCGCAAAGACTTGCTGGGTGAAGGTAAGGCCTCTCCCCTGTGCCCCGGCGTATTCAACTACACCACCAACAGCGAAGCCGGTAACCTCTGGAACACTCCGGCGACCTTCAATATTGAAGTAGTCGGTATTGTGATGGACTGGTTGGATAGCCACGGCGGCATTGCCGAGAACGAGCGCCGCTCAATCGCCAAAGCCAAACAGCTTTATGAGGTGATCGACAACTCCAATGGCTTTTATGGCACGCCCGTGGCTAACAAGGCCATCAGAAGCCGCATGAATGTGCCCTTTAATGTTAAAGGCGGCGATGAGGAACTGACCAATCAATTCCTGATTGAAAGCTGGGAACAAGGCATGATCGGCCTGCGCACCCTCACTCCATTTGGCGTTGGTGACTACCTGCGGGCCAGTTTATACAATGGCGTGACCAAAGAAAATGCAGCCACCCTTGCTGAGTTTATGTGTCGTTTTGCCAGAGAAAACGCCTAG